From Shewanella psychrophila, a single genomic window includes:
- the fliD gene encoding flagellar filament capping protein FliD, which yields MGLTAVGIGSGMDINGIVSALVGAESTPKQAQFNADEGKVNAEISAIGALKSAMSEFQTNLAFLSKPESFISNKVKLSDNDFLSATVDETAIAGSYSLTVEQLAQSQKKSTVASADAEAAIGEGTLSFTVDGSSFDIAADATDSLTSLVEKINSAEDNVGITATIINDDDGAKLVLTSTSTGLDNQISVTATDVGPGTPLADTFTMTEVQAAQDSIIKVDGLTITSSSNTVTDAIAGTTLTLKEADATKTTQLDIELNTGTVKTGINALVDSYNELMTTVQEMSSYDPDTKQAGILQGDSIIRTIQSQLRGALSGVYSTSDGNITLGSIGVTTTRTGLLEVDGDKLDEALTSNFDQIKELFSTEDTGLASSLDSLVDGYVQTGGILDGRDETLDNQLVRIQESRERLALKMKAYEDRLFKQFNAMDAIVGQLNAQSSMLQSRLDSLPGVVKKT from the coding sequence ATGGGGTTAACAGCAGTCGGTATCGGTTCAGGAATGGATATCAATGGTATAGTCTCTGCGCTAGTTGGTGCCGAGAGTACGCCAAAACAGGCCCAATTTAATGCAGATGAAGGCAAGGTTAATGCTGAAATTTCTGCTATCGGGGCACTCAAGAGTGCTATGTCTGAGTTTCAGACAAACTTAGCTTTTCTCTCAAAGCCTGAATCTTTTATCAGTAATAAAGTTAAGCTTTCCGACAACGACTTTTTAAGCGCTACAGTCGATGAAACGGCTATTGCGGGCAGCTATAGTTTGACGGTTGAACAATTAGCTCAAAGTCAAAAAAAGAGCACGGTAGCCTCGGCTGATGCCGAGGCAGCTATCGGTGAGGGAACGCTAAGTTTTACCGTCGACGGAAGTAGCTTTGATATTGCTGCTGATGCCACCGACTCCCTGACATCCTTAGTTGAGAAGATAAACAGCGCCGAAGATAATGTTGGTATCACGGCAACGATTATTAATGACGATGACGGTGCAAAACTGGTACTCACATCGACCAGTACAGGCTTAGACAATCAAATCAGTGTCACCGCAACAGATGTGGGACCCGGAACACCACTTGCCGATACCTTCACTATGACTGAGGTCCAAGCTGCTCAGGATTCAATAATAAAGGTCGACGGCTTAACTATTACCTCTAGTTCTAATACTGTAACAGATGCTATTGCTGGAACGACTCTAACACTTAAAGAAGCCGACGCAACTAAGACCACACAGCTCGATATTGAACTTAATACTGGAACTGTTAAAACAGGGATTAATGCGCTAGTAGATTCCTATAATGAGTTAATGACGACTGTGCAGGAAATGTCGAGTTATGATCCTGATACGAAGCAAGCCGGAATACTACAAGGCGACTCGATAATTCGAACCATACAAAGCCAATTAAGAGGAGCGCTATCGGGCGTCTATAGTACATCTGATGGTAATATTACCTTAGGCTCAATTGGCGTTACCACAACTCGTACTGGTTTATTAGAAGTCGATGGTGACAAGCTTGATGAAGCGCTAACATCAAACTTTGATCAGATAAAAGAGCTTTTCAGTACAGAAGATACGGGGCTGGCCTCGAGTCTGGATAGTTTGGTTGATGGGTATGTTCAAACCGGTGGTATTCTTGATGGCCGTGATGAGACGCTAGATAACCAATTAGTGCGAATACAGGAAAGCAGAGAACGACTGGCTTTGAAAATGAAGGCTTATGAAGATAGGCTATTTAAGCAATTTAATGCTATGGATGCCATAGTAGGGCAGTTAAATGCTCAAAGCAGCATGTTGCAATCAAGGTTAGATTCTCTGCCTGGTGTGGTGAAGAAAACTTAG
- a CDS encoding flagellar protein FlaG yields MNINLVNPSNATSVKSEVVVPLKATTPEASEVEARALVKAIEEGSEASKANKEDNPEKLQEAVAELSDTMSMMKKGLAFRVDDSSGVSVVNVMDMDSGETIRQIPTEEALELAQKLFEVSGMLMKTEA; encoded by the coding sequence ATGAATATTAATTTAGTGAATCCATCGAATGCCACAAGTGTTAAGAGTGAAGTGGTAGTCCCGCTGAAAGCGACGACTCCAGAGGCCAGTGAAGTCGAAGCAAGAGCCTTAGTGAAAGCCATTGAGGAAGGCAGTGAAGCCTCAAAGGCGAACAAGGAAGATAATCCTGAAAAGTTACAGGAAGCGGTTGCTGAACTTAGTGATACCATGTCTATGATGAAGAAAGGCCTAGCATTTAGGGTCGATGATAGTTCTGGGGTTTCTGTAGTAAATGTGATGGATATGGACTCAGGGGAGACGATTCGTCAGATCCCTACCGAAGAAGCATTAGAGTTGGCACAAAAATTGTTTGAAGTTTCAGGCATGCTGATGAAAACAGAAGCATGA
- a CDS encoding flagellin: MAISVNTNVTSMKAQSNLNSSQSHLSTSMERLASGLRINSAKDDAAGLQISNRMTSQINGLDVAMRNANDGISIAQTAEGAMGESTNILQRMRDLSLQSANGSNSSDDRAAMQKEINSLQSELTRIAETTSFGGQKLLDGSYGTQSFQVGSEANETIDVSLKSVAATNIGAYQSDAPGTIFGGNLVAAAAGTNGSAGGTMTITQGTSTTNVVTVANDTATEVAAAINQAGTGVKATAETNIVANLTAAYDVSLVMNVDDGSSTSAVDLTGITNNTDLATAINDVSGETGVTAKIDNGTLTISSSTGADINFTEAGNAAGGMTLINQAADGTASATSTLTNAGTTFVASGAITMSSPDSFTVAAGISAEITTELTGVFAGVNTVDIGTASGAQNAIALIDGAIAGIDSNRADLGAIQNRMNFTISNLSNVQTNVADARSRIQDVDFAKETAEMTKQQILSQTSSAMLAQANQLPQVALSLL; this comes from the coding sequence ATGGCTATTTCAGTAAACACGAACGTCACATCAATGAAGGCTCAGAGCAACCTTAATAGTTCCCAGAGTCATTTAAGTACTTCGATGGAGCGATTGGCATCAGGTCTTCGTATTAACAGTGCAAAGGATGATGCGGCGGGTCTGCAGATTTCGAATCGTATGACGAGTCAGATTAACGGTCTTGACGTCGCCATGCGTAACGCTAACGATGGTATCTCTATCGCACAAACCGCAGAAGGCGCCATGGGGGAGTCGACTAACATTCTTCAACGTATGCGTGACTTGTCACTGCAATCGGCTAACGGTTCAAACTCTTCGGATGATCGTGCAGCTATGCAGAAAGAGATTAACTCATTGCAATCTGAGTTAACGCGTATCGCAGAGACCACCTCATTTGGTGGACAAAAGCTGCTTGATGGTTCTTACGGTACGCAGTCTTTCCAGGTGGGTTCAGAAGCTAATGAGACTATCGACGTGTCATTGAAATCTGTTGCTGCGACGAATATCGGTGCTTATCAGAGTGATGCGCCTGGTACTATATTTGGTGGTAATTTAGTGGCTGCTGCTGCGGGAACTAACGGCTCGGCCGGTGGTACTATGACTATCACTCAAGGTACCAGCACAACCAATGTAGTCACTGTCGCTAATGATACAGCAACTGAGGTTGCTGCGGCAATTAACCAAGCTGGCACGGGTGTCAAAGCCACTGCGGAGACAAATATTGTAGCTAATTTAACCGCTGCATATGATGTTTCCTTGGTTATGAATGTAGATGACGGTTCTAGTACATCAGCGGTAGATTTGACTGGTATTACTAATAATACGGATCTTGCTACGGCGATTAATGATGTGTCTGGTGAAACAGGTGTAACCGCTAAAATAGATAACGGCACATTAACAATCTCTAGCTCTACTGGTGCCGATATTAACTTCACAGAAGCAGGTAATGCTGCTGGTGGTATGACCCTTATTAATCAAGCTGCCGATGGTACAGCATCAGCCACGAGTACTTTGACTAATGCTGGTACTACATTTGTTGCATCAGGTGCAATAACAATGAGTTCACCTGATAGTTTTACTGTTGCAGCAGGTATTAGTGCTGAAATTACTACAGAATTAACAGGTGTGTTTGCAGGTGTAAATACGGTAGATATAGGCACTGCATCAGGTGCACAAAATGCAATTGCTCTTATCGATGGCGCGATTGCCGGTATCGACTCAAATCGTGCCGATTTAGGTGCGATACAAAACCGTATGAACTTTACTATTAGTAACTTAAGTAATGTTCAGACTAACGTAGCCGATGCACGAAGCCGAATTCAAGATGTCGATTTCGCTAAAGAAACGGCAGAGATGACTAAGCAGCAGATTCTGTCTCAGACATCATCAGCAATGCTTGCTCAGGCTAACCAGTTACCACAAGTCGCATTATCTCTACTTTAA